The Pithys albifrons albifrons isolate INPA30051 chromosome 1, PitAlb_v1, whole genome shotgun sequence genome contains the following window.
TTTTGGCCATTAAAAAATTTTTGCTGACAGATACTGTGAATATGGACCAAGACACTTACAGTGCCCTGCAGATATTTAGAAGTGATATCCATCCTTCTGTGTACAAGATGTCCAGTGGACTAAAAGAAGGATTTAGCTTATATGGAATTTTAAACCGTTGCAGATTgaaatggggagaaaaactttTGAAATTGTGGCTCACACGACCTACCAGGAACTTGACGGAGCTGAACAAACGGCTGGATGTTATCAACTTCTTCGTCATGGCtcagaaccatgaaacagtcCTCACTCTTCAAAACTGCCtcaagaatattaaaaatgtgtctCTTATTCTAAAAAGAATGACTCTTTCCAACACAAAAGTTAGTGACTGGCAAGCACTCTATAAGACAGCATACAATGCAGTGTGCCTTAGAAACACGTGTCGCTCTCTGCCCAACAATATTGAActttttcagattatttcacGTGTCTTCACTGATGATCTGCACTACATTGCTAATCTAATCAGCAAAGTGGTAGACTTTGAAGGCAGCATCTCAGAGGACCACTTCACTATTAGACCCAATATAGATGCCAGTGTCGATGAGAAGAGACGAAAGCTGATGGGACTGCCAGACTTCCTTACAGGAGTGGCACAACAAGAActggagtgtttggacaatgatATTCCTTCCTGTTGTGTAACCTACATGCCTTTGATTGGGTTCCTTCTCTCCATTCCACGGCTACCAGATATGGTGAATGAGAGTGACTTCATAATTGAAGGCTTGGACTTCATGTTCTTGTCAGATGATAAGCTGCACTACAGAAGTGCTCGGACTAAGGAACTAGACAGCCTGCTGGGTGACTTGTATTGTGAGATCAGAGACCAGGAAACACTTATCATGCACCAGCTACAGACAAAAATCTTGGAGAAGTCTGAAGTACTTAACAGTGTGATTGAGTACACTGCACATCTGGATGTGCTCCTAGCTTTGGCAGCAATGGCCCGGGAGAACGCCTACTGCCGACCTCGCTTCATGCATCGCCAGGGCTTCCACATCAAGGGTGGAAGACATCCACTCATGGAACTATGTGCAAAGACTTTTGTAGCCAATCCTGTGAACAGTGGTGATACTACCAGACGAATAAAGATCATCACAGGGCCCAACTCATCTGGAAAGAGTGTTTACTTAAAGCAAGTAGGTCTTATAGTATTCATGGCTCTAATCGGCAGTTATGTCCCTGCAGTGGAGGCAGAGATTGGACTAATTGATGGGATTTACACAAGAATCCACAGTAGGGAATCAGTTTCTGTAGGGCTCTCCACTTTCATGATTGATCTTAACCAGACTGCCAAGGCCGTAAACAATGCTACAGAGAGGTCCCTGGTACTTATTGATGAGTTTGGTAAAGGGGCCAACACACTGGATGGCCTGGCTCTTCTGGCTGCTGTCCTGAGGTACTGGCTCAGACAAGGAACACAGTGTCCACAGGTCTATGTCTCCACTAATTTTCACAGTTTAATGCAGCTAGACCTCCTGCCTGACACACCTCTTCTGGAGTGCCTGACCATGGACACCCACCAGGATGGAGATGAACTGATATTTTTCTATCAGATCAAACAGGGCATGTCCACTGTTAGTCATGCTGCCAACATTGCTGCATTAGCAGGAATGCCAGCCAAAATTCTAGAAAGAGGAATAGAAGTATCAGAACTGATTCGCAACGGAAAACCTATCAAACGTCTTCATGATCCTTTAAGAGGAGTTCGGATGGAAAAATGCAAGTCTGTTGTAGAAAAGTTTCTTTGCCTAGACCTTGATGATCCCCATGTGGACTTGGAAGAGTTCATGAGTAAAGAGATGCCTTCTGTAGCCTCAGTCCTGTAACAGGGGTACGTGTAAATGCATAGATTGCATCTTGTCCCCTGTGTTCAGTAGAAGAGTTTGGTCATAATACCTCATAATACCTCACAGAACATTCAGCTTGTAACAGATTATAGTTATgcccttcccttttcttgtttAAAGCAAGCACTGTAGTTACGTATCTCTGCAATTTGATGTACCCTAGTTATCACAACTATGCAACTCCtatagtcattgtcacatacttgtagTAATAAAAGTTATGTCGGGAGCTGTTCTTGCTATTTGGATTAGGGGTCATAGGGTGggtccttccctgctgctctggcctCTCCTGGGCTCCTTCAGCCTCTTGTTGTGTCTGGGCTTTGGGGAAGGTTGCAAAGGGTTTTGCAGATCTCCCAAACCCCTCAGTGGTCTCGGTGCTGCAGCCAAAGCCCTCAAAGACCCCTCAGTGGTCTCGGTGTTGCTGCTGAAGCCCTCAAAGACCCCCCAAAGATTCCACAAACCACCCTGGGGGTTTCAGTGCCACCACAGCCCCCCAAAGACCCCCCAAAATGCTCCCCCACTGTGGTCCAGGCATTTTTGGGGTGTCCAGGGGGATTCAAGGGGAGTCCAGGAGGGTTcaggggggtccaggagggttTCAGGGGGGTTCCAAGGGGAGTGCAGGGGGGTCCAGTAGGGTCCAGTGGGGTTCAAGGCGGTCCAAGGGGGTCAAAGAGGGTCCAGGGTGGTCCAGGGGAGTCCCAGGAGGATCCAGGGTGGTccaggggggtccagggggatcccaggagggtccaggggggTTCAGGAGTGTCCAGAAGGATCCAGGGGAGTCCAAGGGGGTttcaggggctccaggagggttCAGGGGGGTCCAAGGAGTGTCCAGAAGGGTCCAAGGGGGTCCAGGGGGGTCCAAGGGGGGTTCAGGAGGATCCAGAAGGGGGTccaggggggtccaggagggtcAAGGGCATTTCTGTGGGTTcaggggggtccaggagggttcCGGGGGGCTTCAAGGGGGTTCAGGGTGGTCCAAGGGGTGTCCAAGATGGTCCAGGAGGGTTCGGGGGGGTCCGGGGTGTTTCGGGGAGTTCAGGCGGGACTTGGGGGGTTCAGGGGGTTTCAGTGGGTCCAGGGGCGTCTTGGGGGGTTCAAGGGGTCCCGGTGCCGTGGCCGCAGCCCCCCCAGGTGCCTCCCAAGCTCCCCgcgggggtcccgggggggtcTCGGAGCCACCGCGTTCTGGCCCAGGctccatttttcttcatttggagCCACTTTAGTTCCTGACGCCGCTTTGATTTGAGGCTTCGGCAGCGCCAGGAGGGGGCATGGGGGGGCGACACGGGGGGGAGAACACGGGGGGATGACCCCCGCCCCCAGAGCGGGGAACACGAGTGGGGGGCACAAATACGGGGGAAATTTGGGGGaaattcccttcccttcccaaaccttcccaaactttcccaaactttcccaaaccttcccaaaccttcccaaaccttccattcccttcccttcccacaccttcccttcccttcttcccttcttcccttcttcccttcttcccttcttcccttcttcccttcttcccttcttcccttcttcccttcttcccttcttcccttcttcccttcttcccttcttcccttcttcccttcttcccttcttcccttcccaaaccttcccttcccaaaccttcccttcccaaaccttcccttcccaaacctttggctctcaggtgccaatgatggggccccattaaccctagaaaaggaacaatcctgccagggaaaaggtgccaggacagaaagcgaatcttcgtccatctggaattctgggctgaaaagtggcattttcccggacctgcacatggcacgcgccgtcgagctttacgcccagagtcaggcttggtgctgtgaccacttccctggggagcctgttacagtgcccagccaccctctgggtcaAGAACCTTTTCTTAATATcgaacctaaacctcccctgacacagtgcagagcagagtgggacaatcccctcccttgaccggctcgcgatgctgtgcctggtgcccccCAGGATGctgttggccctcctggctgccagggcactactgactcatattcagcttgccatagaccaggacccccaggtccctttccacagcac
Protein-coding sequences here:
- the LOC139668905 gene encoding mutS protein homolog 5-like isoform X1; this translates as MSATSAMSHTSIAPLGPEQEEEEESETHMSILWYAGQLAITYYDTADCTVYFMPEIPDNEELKLLQTVIGELNPQSIVTSAKQNQNIAKFLTNLKATAGDKDTGKPEIVLFPNVDFGLEVSKQRILSRQFPFIPSHMTATEKILYLSSIIPFESPLMVQTLGGLLKFLDRRRVGVEFEDSSIAVPILAIKKFLLTDTVNMDQDTYSALQIFRSDIHPSVYKMSSGLKEGFSLYGILNRCRLKWGEKLLKLWLTRPTRNLTELNKRLDVINFFVMAQNHETVLTLQNCLKNIKNVSLILKRMTLSNTKVSDWQALYKTAYNAVCLRNTCRSLPNNIELFQIISRVFTDDLHYIANLISKVVDFEGSISEDHFTIRPNIDASVDEKRRKLMGLPDFLTGVAQQELECLDNDIPSCCVTYMPLIGFLLSIPRLPDMVNESDFIIEGLDFMFLSDDKLHYRSARTKELDSLLGDLYCEIRDQETLIMHQLQTKILEKSEVLNSVIEYTAHLDVLLALAAMARENAYCRPRFMHRQGFHIKGGRHPLMELCAKTFVANPVNSGDTTRRIKIITGPNSSGKSVYLKQVGLIVFMALIGSYVPAVEAEIGLIDGIYTRIHSRESVSVGLSTFMIDLNQTAKAVNNATERSLVLIDEFGKGANTLDGLALLAAVLRYWLRQGTQCPQVYVSTNFHSLMQLDLLPDTPLLECLTMDTHQDGDELIFFYQIKQGMSTVSHAANIAALAGMPAKILERGIEVSELIRNGKPIKRLHDPLRGVRMEKCKSVVEKFLCLDLDDPHVDLEEFMSKEMPSVASVL